One segment of Thunnus thynnus chromosome 19, fThuThy2.1, whole genome shotgun sequence DNA contains the following:
- the btf3 gene encoding transcription factor BTF3 isoform X2, with protein MLAEQRKRRAMKEAIMNQEKLAKLQAQVRIGGKGSARRKKKVVHRTATADDKKLQFSLKKLGVNNISGIEEVNMFTNQGTVIHFNNPKVQASLAANTFTITGHAETKQLTEMLPGILNQLGADSLTSLRRLAEALPKQAVDGKAPIATVEEEDDDVPDLVENFDEASKDEAN; from the exons atgctagcggagcagaggaaaaggagagca atgaaagAAGCAATTATGAATCAAGAAAAACTAGCTAAACTACAGGCACAAGTCCGCATCGGCGGAAAG GGTAGCGCTCGCAGAAAGAAGAAGGTTGTGCACAGAACAGCAACCGCAGATGACAAGAAGCTCCAGTTCTCCTTAAAGAAACTCGGTGTCAACAATATTTCCGGTATCGAGGAG GTCAACATGTTTACAAATCAAGGAACAGTCATCCACTTCAACAACCCCAAAGTGCAGGCCTCCCTCGCCGCCAACACCTTCACCATCACCGGCCACGCCGAGACCAAGCAGCTGACCGAGATGCTGCCGGGCATCCTGAACCAGCTGGGAGCCGACAGCCTGACGAGCCTCAGGAGACTCGCCGAAGCTTTGCCCAAACAGG CTGTAGATGGAAAAGCACCGATTGcaacagtagaagaagaagacgatGATGTTCCAG ATCTGGTGGAGAATTTTGATGAAGCATCCAAGGATGAGGCTAACTAG
- the btf3 gene encoding transcription factor BTF3 isoform X1 → MLHFRFFFSAVRHFLPPLLLPSCSPHVSAVSLQMKEAIMNQEKLAKLQAQVRIGGKGSARRKKKVVHRTATADDKKLQFSLKKLGVNNISGIEEVNMFTNQGTVIHFNNPKVQASLAANTFTITGHAETKQLTEMLPGILNQLGADSLTSLRRLAEALPKQAVDGKAPIATVEEEDDDVPDLVENFDEASKDEAN, encoded by the exons ATGCTCcacttcagattttttttttctgccgtGCGtcacttcctccctcctctcttgcTTCCATCTTGCTCCCCGCATGTGTCTGCCGTTAGTCTACAG atgaaagAAGCAATTATGAATCAAGAAAAACTAGCTAAACTACAGGCACAAGTCCGCATCGGCGGAAAG GGTAGCGCTCGCAGAAAGAAGAAGGTTGTGCACAGAACAGCAACCGCAGATGACAAGAAGCTCCAGTTCTCCTTAAAGAAACTCGGTGTCAACAATATTTCCGGTATCGAGGAG GTCAACATGTTTACAAATCAAGGAACAGTCATCCACTTCAACAACCCCAAAGTGCAGGCCTCCCTCGCCGCCAACACCTTCACCATCACCGGCCACGCCGAGACCAAGCAGCTGACCGAGATGCTGCCGGGCATCCTGAACCAGCTGGGAGCCGACAGCCTGACGAGCCTCAGGAGACTCGCCGAAGCTTTGCCCAAACAGG CTGTAGATGGAAAAGCACCGATTGcaacagtagaagaagaagacgatGATGTTCCAG ATCTGGTGGAGAATTTTGATGAAGCATCCAAGGATGAGGCTAACTAG
- the btf3 gene encoding transcription factor BTF3 isoform X3, whose amino-acid sequence MKEAIMNQEKLAKLQAQVRIGGKGSARRKKKVVHRTATADDKKLQFSLKKLGVNNISGIEEVNMFTNQGTVIHFNNPKVQASLAANTFTITGHAETKQLTEMLPGILNQLGADSLTSLRRLAEALPKQAVDGKAPIATVEEEDDDVPDLVENFDEASKDEAN is encoded by the exons atgaaagAAGCAATTATGAATCAAGAAAAACTAGCTAAACTACAGGCACAAGTCCGCATCGGCGGAAAG GGTAGCGCTCGCAGAAAGAAGAAGGTTGTGCACAGAACAGCAACCGCAGATGACAAGAAGCTCCAGTTCTCCTTAAAGAAACTCGGTGTCAACAATATTTCCGGTATCGAGGAG GTCAACATGTTTACAAATCAAGGAACAGTCATCCACTTCAACAACCCCAAAGTGCAGGCCTCCCTCGCCGCCAACACCTTCACCATCACCGGCCACGCCGAGACCAAGCAGCTGACCGAGATGCTGCCGGGCATCCTGAACCAGCTGGGAGCCGACAGCCTGACGAGCCTCAGGAGACTCGCCGAAGCTTTGCCCAAACAGG CTGTAGATGGAAAAGCACCGATTGcaacagtagaagaagaagacgatGATGTTCCAG ATCTGGTGGAGAATTTTGATGAAGCATCCAAGGATGAGGCTAACTAG
- the ankra2 gene encoding ankyrin repeat family A protein 2, producing MDSVTVSASDGTADCPLVSEEMEGICVMPDISAIKTEQSVGASPDDPGTQNVAMGIKFILPNRFDMNVCSRFVKSLNEEDSKNIQDQVNSDLEVASVLFKAECNIQTSPSPGIQVRHVYTPSTTKHFSPIKQSTTLTNKHRGNEVSSTPLLVHSLSIHQLAAQGEMVFLASRIEQETVINLQDEEGFTPLMWAAAHGQIAVVEFLLQNGADPNLLAKGRESALSLACSKGYTDIVKMLIDCGVDVNEYDWNGGAPLLYAVHGNHVRCVEILLESGADPTIESDSGFNAMDMAVAMGHRNVQQVMEAHLLKLLMGIRE from the exons ATGGACAGCGTTACCGTGTCGGCCTCAGATGGGACAGCTGACTGTCCTCTGGTCTCTGAGGAAATGGAGGGGATCTGTGTAATGCCAGATATAAGTGCCATCAAGACTGAGCAGTCGGTGGGTGCGAGCCCAGATGACCCAGGCACCCAAAATGTGGCCATGGGGATCAAGTTCATCCTGCCAAACCGTTTTGATATGAATGTTTGCTCAAGATTCGTCAAGTCCCTCAACGAGGAGGACAGCAAGAACATCCAGGACCAGGTCAACTCTGATCTGGAGGTGGCTTCTGTTTTATTCAAAG cTGAGTGCAACATCCAGACCTCACCTTCTCCGGGCATACAAGTGCGTCATGTATACACACCATCCACCACCAAACATTTCTCTCCCATCAAGCAGTCCACCACACTCACCAATAAACACCGGGGCAACGAGGTTTCTTCCACACCTCTTCTGGTGCATT cttTGTCCATTCATCAGTTGGCAGCCCAAGGAGAAATGGTTTTTCTGGCTAGCAGGATTGAACAAG aGACTGTGATCAATCTACAAGATGAGGAAGGATTTACACCTCTGATGTGGGCAGCTGCACATGGACAAATTGCTGTTGTCGAGTTTCTGCttcaaaat GGTGCTGACCCCAACCTCCTGGCCAAAGGAAGGGAAAGCGCGTTGTCCTTGGCCTGCAGTAAGGGATACACCGATATTGTGAAGATGCTCATCGACTGTGGTGTAGATGTCAATGAATATGACTGG AATGGTGGAGCCCCTCTGCTCTACGCTGTCCATGGGAACCATGTACGCTGTGTTGAAATCTTGTTAG AGAGCGGTGCTGATCCTACCATCGAGTCAGATTCTGGATTCAATGCAATGGACATGGCGGTGGCTATGGGTCATCGGAATG tTCAACAGGTGATGGAGGCACATTTACTGAAGTTGCTGATGGGAATAAGAGAATGA
- the LOC137170414 gene encoding NLR family CARD domain-containing protein 3-like, protein MATPKEVLLECLEDLKSEDFKKFKWYLCQRGVLEGFKAIPNSRLENAERTDTVDQMFNSYCANTIKVTRMILGKINKNDLVERLSQTISEPSDILVECHNKLKSNLKKRFQCVFEGIAKAGNSNLLNQIYTELYITEGGTAEVNDEHEVRQIETTSMKSDRPETTIRQEDIFKASPERDEQIRIVMTKGVAGIGKTVLTQKFTLDWAEGKANQDIQFTFPFTFRELNVLKGKKYSLVELVHHFFTETKEAGICRFEEFQVVFIFDGLDECRLPLDFHNNEILTDVTESTSVDVLLTNLIRGKILPSARLWITTRPAAASQIPPECVDMVTEVRGFTGPQREEYFRKRFRDEEQARTIISHIKKSRSLHIMCHIPVFCWITARVLENVLKSKEKGELPKTLTEMYIHFLVVQSKTKNVKYDGGAETDPHWSTESMTMIESLGKLAFEQLQKGNLIFYESDLTECGIDIRAASVYSGVFTQIFKEERGLYQDKMFCFVHLSVQEFLAALHVHLMFIKSGVNLLAEQSSWWFEVFGGKSTHLYQNAVDAALKSPNGHLDLFLRFLLGLSLQTNQTLLRGLLTQTGSSSQTNQETIKHIKKRLSENLSAERSINLLHCLNELNDRSLVNEIQWYLKSGSLSTDKLTPAQWSALVFILLSSEKDLDVFELKKYSTSEEALLRLLPVVKASNKALLSVCNLSERSCAALSSVLSSQSSSLRELDLSNNNLQDSGVKLLSDGLKSPCCTLETLNLSGCLITEDGCAALASALSSNPSHLRVLDLSYNHPGDSGEKLLSAGLRDPHWRLDTLRVDHGGEHRLKPGLKKYFCELTLDTNTVHKQLKLSDNNRKVTRVKQYQPYPEHPDRFNSYPQLLCRNGLTGRCYWEVEWRGEVHISVTYRGITRKGDSKDCRFGFNDRSWGLKCSDSDGYFVRHNDIETSIPSSSSSSSSSSSSVSNRVAMYVDCPAGTLSFYRVSFDTLIHLHTFNTTFTQPLYPGFAVGPGSSVFLCPLTERESTPV, encoded by the exons ATGGCGACACCTAAAGAGGTCCTCTTGGAGTGTTTGGAGGATTTGAAATCTGAGGACTTTAAAAAATTCAAGTGGTACCTGTGTCAGCGGGGGGTCCTTGAAGGCTTCAAAGCAATCCCAAATAGTCGACTAGAGAATGCAGAGAGAACGGACACAGTGGATCAGATGTTCAACAGCTACTGTGCAAACACTATTAAAGTGACCAGAATGATTTTGGGGAAGATCAATAAGAATGATCTGGTGGAACGTCTGTCACAAACCATCTCAGAACCTTCAG ATATTCTTGTTGAGTGCCATAACAAACTCAAGTCTAACCTGAAGAAGaggttccagtgtgtgtttgaggggattgctaaagcaggaaactcaaaccttctgaatcagatctacacagagctctacatcacagagggagggactgcagaggtcaatgatgaacatgaggtcagacagattgaaacaacATCCATGAAAtcagacagaccagaaacaacaatcagacaggaagacatctttaaagcctcacctgAAAGAGATGAACAAATCAGAAtagtgatgacaaagggagtggctggcattgggaaaacagtcttgacacagaagttcactctggactgggctgaaggcaaagccaaccaggacatacagttcacatttccattcactttcagagagctgaatgtgctgaaaggtAAGAAGTAtagcttggtggaacttgttcatcacttctttaccgAAActaaagaagcaggaatctgcaggtttgaagaattccaggttgtgttcatctttgacggtctggatgagtgtcgacttcctctagacttccacaacaatgagatcctgactgatgttacagagtccacctcagtggatgtgctgctgacaaacctcatcagggggaaaatacttccctctgctcgcctctggataaccacacgacctgcagcagccagtcagatccctcctgagtgtgttgacatggtgacagaggtcagagggttcactggCCCACAGAGGGAagagtacttcaggaagagattcagagatgaggagcaggccaggacaatcatctcccacatcaagaaatcacgaagcctccacatcatgtgccacatcccagtcttctgctggatcactgctagaGTTCTGGAGAATGTATtgaaaagcaaagagaaaggagagctgcccaagaccctaactgagatgtacatccatttcctggtggttcagtccaAGACGAAGAACgtcaagtatgatggaggagctgagacagatccacactggagcACAGAGAGCATGACgatgattgagtctctgggaaaactggcttttgagcagctgcagaaaggcaacctgatcttctatgaatcagacctgacagagtgtggcatcgatatcagagcagcctcagtgtactcaggagtgttcacacagatctttaaagaggagagagggctgtaccaggacaagATGTTCTGCTTCGTCcatctgagcgttcaggagtttctggctgctcttcatgtccatctgatGTTCATCAAGTCTGGAGTCAATCTTCTGGCTGAACAATCATCCTGGTGGTTTGAAGTGTTCGGAGGTAAATCAACACATCTTTACCAGAATGCTGTGGACGCGGCGTTaaagagtccaaatggacactTGGACTTGTTCCTtcgcttcctcctgggtctttcactgcagaccaatcagactctcctacgaggtctgctgacacagacaggaagtagctcacagaccaatcaggaaACAATCAAGCACATCAAGAAGAGGCTCAGTGagaatctgtctgcagagagaagcatcaatctgttgcactgtctgaatgaactgaatgatcgtTCTCTAGTGAATGAGATTCAGTGGTACCTGAAatcaggaagtctctccacagataaactgactcctgctcagtggtcagctctggtcttcatcttactgtcatcagaaaaagatctggacgTGTTTGAGCTGAAGAAATACTCCacttcagaggaggctcttctgaggctgctgccagtggtcaaagcttCAAATAAGGCCCT GCTGAGTGtctgtaacctctcagagagaagctgtgcagctctgtcctcagttctcagctctcAGTCCTccagtctgagagagctggatctgagtaacaacaacctgcaggattcaggagtgaagctgctctCTGATGGACTGAAGAGTCCATGCTgtacactggaaactctcaa TCTCTCAGgctgtctgatcacagaggacgGCTGTGCtgctctggcctcagctctgagctccaatccctcccatctgagagttCTGGATCTcagctacaatcatccaggagactCAGGAGAGAAGCTGTTGTCTGCTGGACTAAgggatccacactggagactggacactctcag GGTGGACCATGGTGGAGAGCACAGGttaaaacctggtctgaagaaGT atttctgtgaactcacattggacacaaacacagtacaCAAAcaactcaaactgtctgacaacaacaggaaggtgacacgTGTGAAACAGTATCAGCCATATCCAGAGCATCCAGACAGATTTAACAGCTatcctcagctgctgtgtagaaatggtttgactggtcgctgttactgggaggtcgagtggagaggagaggttCATATATCAGTGACTTACAGAGGAATCACAAGGAAAGGAGACAGTAAAGACTGCAGGTTTGGATTTAATGATCGGTCCTGGGGTCTGAAGTGTTCTGATAGTGATGGTTACTTTGTCCGGCACAATGACATAGAAACATCCAtaccctcttcctcctcctcctcctcctcctcctcctcctctgtctctaacagagtagcaatgtatgtggactgtcctgctggcactctgtccttctacagagtctcctttGATACACTTAttcacctccacaccttcaacaccacattcactcaaCCTCTGTATCCTGGGTTTGCAGTAGGTCCTGGTTCTTCAGTCTTTCTGTGTCCTCTTACTGAGAGAGAGTCTACTCCTGTGTAG